CTCGGCCATGGATATTGATGAGCTGTATCGGTGGCTTGAAGAAACAGAGCATACACTGCCTGCCCGCCAGAAAGCCATTGCCGGTGAAATATTTAAAGAGCTCCGCACCCGTCTTGGCTTTCTGCTCGATGTAGGGCTTTCGTATCTGAGCCTCAACCGGCCTGCTGCAAGCCTTTCGGGCGGAGAAAGCCAGCGGATTCGTCTGGCAACGCAGATCGGGTCACAGCTGGTAAATGTACTGTACATTCTGGATGAACCCAGCATTGGACTGCATCAGCGCGATAACCTGCGTCTGATTGAATCGTTAAAAAAACTGAGGGATCTTCCCAATTCCGTAATCGTGGTCGAGCACGACAGGGAAATGATGCTCTCGGCCGATTATCTTATCGATATGGGGCCGGGAGCCGGCCGGCACGGCGGGGAAATTGTCGCCGCCGGAACACCGGCTGAGATCCTTGCATCAGATACCATAACAGGTAAGTATCTTTCGGGCGAAAAATGTATTCCTGTACCTTCCGTTCGAAGAAAAGGCTCCGGTGCATACCTCACAATCAAAGGGGCCAGAGGAAATAACCTTAAGAATGTTACCGTATCCATTCCCCTGGGAACCTTTGTCTGTATTACCGGTGTTTCAGGAAGCGGAAAATCTTCTCTCATCAACGATACCCTTCATCCTGCCTTGTCAAAACTTTTGTACCGTTCCGGTGCAGACCCCTTACCCTACGATCAGATGGAAGGTACTGAACACATTGATAAGGTGATCGAGGTTGACCAGGATCCGATTGGCAGATCACCCCGTTCCAATCCAGCCACCTATACCGGTGTTATGAACGATATCCGTTTGTTGTTTGAACAGACGCCTGATGCAAAAATCAGGGGATTTAAAGCAGGGCGTTTTTCTTTCAATGTAAAAGGAGGCCGCTGTGAAACCTGTCGGGGAGCCGGGGTCCAGGCCATTGAAATGAATTTTCTGCCCGATGTCTATGTAACATGCAAAGATTGTAACGGAAAACGCTATAACCGCGAAACCCTTGAAGTTAAGTTTAAGGGGAAAAGCATCAGTGATGTGCTGGATATGACCGTTCATCAGGCTGTTGAATTCTTCCGCAGTCATCCGTCCATTTACCGGAAGCTGATTACTCTGGAAGAAGTCGGACTGGGATACATTACCCTCGGTCAGCCTTCCACAACCCTTTCGGGCGGAGAAGCGCAACGTGTGAAGCTCGCTGCCGAACTGTCACGGCGAGATACAGGCAGGACTCTTTATATTCTCGATGAACCAACAACCGGTCTTCATTTCGAAGATATAAGGGTGCTGATTGACGTGCTCAATAAACTGGTTGACAAAGGCAATACGGTTGTGGTGATTGAACACCAGATGGATGTGATCAAAGTGGCTGATTACATCATTGACCTTGGAAAGGAAGGCGGGGCCGCCGGAGGCGAAATCATCTGTACCGGCACTCCTGAACAGGTAGCCCGCTGTGCCGGGAGCTATACCGGCCAGTTTCTTGCCAGGGAACTGACCGCTTTTTATGAACAGAAAAATACCACGTGAACACCGGTTGAAAAAATTTTTATTCTGTGCATAAATTATTTATACTTTGCAAAGCAAAGCCCGGAATTGTGAAACGGTAAAACCTTATGGCTAATTTAAATATGTTTCGTTTATGATGTCAGGTGAAGAGAAAATTGTATCGGCTTTTAAGAGCAAGGACTGGCAGGAAATCAAAGCCGAGGATTCATGGAAGATATTCAAAATCATGTCGGAATTTGTTGAAGGTTTTGAAAAACTGGCCCGTATTGGTCCTTGTGTTTCTATTTTTGGTTCGGCCCGCACTACTCCCGATAACAAATATTACAAGCTGGCTGAGGAGATTGCCTATAAACTGACCCAGCGGGGATATGGTATTATTACCGGGGGCGGCCCCGGGATCATGGAGGCCGGCAACCTGGGTGCCAAACGGGGTAAAGGCAAGAGCGTGGGGATCAATATATCCCTGCCCTTTGAACAGGAACCCAATTTCTTTATCGACTCAGACAAGCTTATAACATTCGATCATTTTTTTGTCCGCAAGGTAATGTTCATGAAATATGCGCAGGGATTTGTCGTTTTGCCGGGTGGTTTCGGAACCTTTGATGAGCTTTTTGAGGCCATTACCCTTATCCAGACCGGCAAAATCGGAAAATTCCCTATTGTACTGGTCGGGAAATCATACTGGGAAGGCCTGATCAAATGGATACGGGAAGTTATGCTGGAACGCGAACACAACATCAGTCCCGGCGACCTGGATATCTTCACTGTGGTTGATACATCCGACGAAGCCGTTGAGATTATTGATACCTTCTATTCAAAATACATGCTCAGCCCGAACTTCTGAAGAATTCATATATTTGTATGTAAGCACAGAAAAAATATTCCTATGTTCCGGTCAAGAATGATCCTGCCTGTTGCTCTTCTTTTTCTTTCCATCTCGGCTGTATCCCAGACACGAGAGGTAAAAGTAAAAATGGATGTACCGGGCTCGGTTACAGCCGGAACATCGTTTCCGGTTAAGATTTTTTTCAGTAAGGGAAACATACAGAGTTTCAGCAGGCTTTTTCAGGATCTTCCTGCCGGTTTGCAGGCTGTTTCAGTTAATCCGGCCAATGCTGATTTTTCCTTTCAGGACAAAAGGGTTCGCATGATATGGTTCCGTTTGCCCGAAACTGATACTTTTTCTGTGGTTTATTCCGTACAGGTCGATTACCGTCTCAAAGGGAAATTCACTCTGGGTGGCAGTTTCTCATACGTTGATAATGGGGAGAGGAAATCCATCCAGCTTCCTGCAAAGGAAATTACCATTCTTCCGTCACCTTCGACCGATTCCCGTTTACTTGTTGATATCAATGATTTCGAGAAAAAGGTTCCTTCTGCAGTGACTGCCGTTTCCGGCCCCGAGGTTTTCTGCCTCCGCAATATGGAACCTTCCAATAATTTGCCCGGAGAGGAAATTATTACCTTGCTGATTTATAAGGGCAATCTGACAAGTTTTGGCAAGCTGGAAGACACCATACCGGCCGGATATACTGCTGTAGCCGTTGAAAGGAAAGACGGACTGTTTACCCTGCGCGATGGCATGGTGCGGTTTTTGTGGATGAATCTTCCGGCCGATCCTTGGTTCACAATATCCTATCGCCTGACCCCGAAATCAGGAGCCCCGGGCGGAACCATACAGCTGAAAGGTGCATTCTCCTATACAAGCCAGAACCGGACATTCTCTGTACCCGTCTCGCCAACCGGTCAGCCATTGGCCAGGCTTGACAAACCTGCACTTTCTACGCTTGTTGACGCCATGGTATCAGGCAAAGGAGAAATGCCTCTTCTGGCTTCGGAAGAAACAAAACCTGCCGGTCAGACAGCTTTGCCTCCAACTACCTCAAACGCCGGCAAAGAAGAAAAGAAAACCTCTGTTCAGCAACCTGCCGCTCCAGCTGTTACTGCTGTCAGGAGCGAGGAAAAGAAAGCCTCTGCGGAAAAAACTCCTTCCTCTGTTGAGAAGCTTCCTTCGGTTGCGGCAGAAAAAAAGAACAAACCTGCTGTTACTCCGTCGGAGAGTGGGTTGCCGGAAACGGCTCAGGAGCTCTATCGCCTGCTGCCCGAAAAAGGAGTTTACTTCCGGGTGCAGATCGCGGCCACCAGGAATAAGATCAGCGTACCGCAGCATTTCCGGAGGCTGAAGATTACTGATGAGGTGCGTGTGGAAGAAGCAGAAGGCTGGTATAAATATACGGTTGGATCGTTTTCGACATACAAGGAGGCACAAAAATACAAAGAGGAATTATTTACTAAAACTCTGCTGAAAGACGCGTTTATTATTGCCTATAATAACGGAAAACGTATATCGGTTCAGGAAGCCCTTGCACTGACCCATTCATCCACGCGATGAACACAGAAAAACATAGGGGGATTCTCTTATGGTTCCTTGCAGGTTTTCTCCTGCTGTTTGGTAGTCCTTTTGCTCTGTTGGCCCAGGAAGATGTTTGGGAAAAAATGCTGAGGGAGGAAGTTGAGGTTACCAATCCTGTATATAAGCCCGTCATAGGATTGGGTCCCGGGTATCTTCATTTTACCGGGGATGTTAGGAACAATATTCATAGTCCGCTCGTAGGAAACATGGGGGTTAAGTTCAATGTTTCAACCTTCCTTGACAACAAGCACTATTACATTACCAATTTTGGCCTGACCTATGGAACCCTCACCGGAAACCAGCGCTCTTTAAGTGATCCGGCTAAAAATCTGAATTTTCAGAGTTCTCTCATTGCTTTTGCCCTGAATCTGGAATACCGGTTCGGACATTTTTACAAAAAGCCTCCAATCCTGAGTCCCTTTGTTTCAGTGGGTGTCGAAAATTTTCAGTTCAATACCAAAGGAGATTTGTACGATGCCGACGGCAATCTGTATTTTTACTGGAATGACGGAACCATAAGGAACCGGCCACAGGATGTTTACCCGAACCGCCTCCTTCAGCGTGACTATGTTTATGAAACCGACCTGCGGGAACAGGATATCTATGGGAAGGGAAAGTACCCCGAAAACGCCTTTGCCATTCCCCTTGATGCAGGAATTGATTTTCATGTTTCCAATCGCCTGACAATCAGGATGGGGCATTCGGTGCATTTTACCAATACCGATTACCTCGATAACCTGGGGGGGACTGACAATACATCAGCCAATGGAAATGCGGGAGGTAACAAACGCAACGACCGTTTTTCCTTCTCTTATATAACCATGCAACTCGATCTGTTTTCTTCGCCGCGAAAAAAGGTGGTGGAAAAAATGTTTGCCAGCCTGGATGATTATGATTATTCTCTGTACGAAGATGAAGACAATGACGGTGTATTTGACGGATGGGACAAATGTCCGGGTACACCGTCAGAAGTTCCGGTTGATTCAACGGGTTGCCCCTTTGATGCTGACAAAGATGGTGTTCCTGATTACCTCGACAGGGAACCGGGTTCGTTACCCGGTGCCATTGTTGACAAAAAAGGTATAACGATTCCTGACAGCGTAGTTGACAATTTTCTTGCTCTTGAAGCTGTGGGCAGAAAAGATGCTGAATGGTACTGGGCTGTGGCGCAGAAACCCGTAAAAGTAAAAACGGTTATCCCCGAAAAATTCCGTTTTGTCGATACCGATCAGGACGGATACCTGTCGTTTGAAGAAGTAATTGCCGCTATTGACGCATATTTTGATTATAAAAACAATCTTACCCTGCCAGACCTTTATGAGTTGCAGGATTTCTTTTTCAGTCAGTAAAAGCGCTATTCAACGGGAGCAGATTAGTATTTCCTGATCCGGTTGCGCTCCATGTCCCTTTTCAAATCCCTTTCCCTGATCGTTTCCCGTTTGTCATACTCTTTTTTCCCTCGGGCAAGGGCTATTTCCAGTTTGGCAAGACCTTTTTCGGTGATAAAAAGCCGGGTGGGGACAATGGTAAAACCTTTTTCTTTTGTTTTGCGCAGGAGTTTCCTTAGCTCTGCTTTTTGCAGGAGAAGTTTGCGGTCGCGCATGGGGTCATGGTTGTTGTATGTGCCATAATCGTAAGCTGCTATATTCATTCCCCGCACATACAGTTCCCCGTCTTTGAAAAGGCAGTAGGTATCAACCAGACTGGCTTTGCCCATCCTGAGGGACTTGATTTCGGTTCCCGTAAGGACAATGCCGGCAATATATTTCTCAACGAGTTCGTAATCGAAATATGCCTTTTTGTTTTTTATCTGGATATTGTTCTGAAATTCCATGCTTTGCTTTTCAAAACGGCTGTAAAGGTACTCAAAAAAAGGATGTAAGCTGGTTATATGGTTACGGTTACTTCATTTTCAAGAAGGCCGGCAAACAGGATTCCGAGAATAACAGAGGCAATGACAAACAGCACCAGCATGATGATCACTGAAATGATGGTAAACCGTATCCTGTTGTTTTCAGGAACGGAAAGCATGGGTGAAATTCCGGTGTAATAAAGATAAACCGAATAAAGGGAACAGATGTAGAACAGCACGTTGAGGGGAAAAAGGCTAAGGATGCAGGCGAGGGCATAGAAAAAAAAGAATGCTGTCCAGGAATAGGACGCCAGACGGACGGAAGCATCCAGATTTCTTATGCCTCCGAATCGCTCAACGGTTTCGTTAATGAAATAAGCAGATAGATACATAACTCCTCCGGAAAGTGCCAGAGAAGTTACGATGCGGGCAAAAAGGTATCCGAATGTAAGGTGGTAGCCGGTGTGAAACAATATGCTCCCGATGAAGGTGGCAACGAGAACGATCAGCAGCATAGGCCATGCGTATTCACGCAGAACCGTTGTGCGGGGCAGGTTCTCTTCCCTGATTATCGTCCATTCCTGTTCAGGCTGATACAGCATGTTTTTTGCCCGTTGGTAAACTTTGCTCCAATTCATACTCCCGAAATTATCCGGCAGCAAATGTAGATAATTTTTAATGCAGGGATATAGAGAGGTGTATCTTGCTTAGCGCAAAGCGTAAAGAAATGGTGTTCATCAGTTTATTCTACGCTTAAGGTTCTGCCCAATTGTTTACTCAACACTGGAAAATCTCAAATAACAACTCAAAAAGCCCCGGGAATTTCCTATTTCCAATTTCCTATTTCCTGTCCTTGATCACGCTATAAAAACCAGAATACGTTCATAGGAAATGGGAAATCTTTGGAAATTTCCTATTTCCAATTTCCTATTTCCTGTATGAGATCACGTTATGAAAACAAGAGCACATTAATTGGAAATGGGAAATCTGAAATCGGAAATTAATTAATCGGAAATGGGAAATGGGAAATCGGAAATTCATTA
The Bacteroidales bacterium genome window above contains:
- the uvrA gene encoding excinuclease ABC subunit UvrA gives rise to the protein MSGTRKTASEKTGSEAAIRVLGARVHNLKNIDVLIPRNKLTVITGLSGSGKSSLAFDTLYAEGQRRFIETLSSYARQFIGTPERPDVDRITGLSPVIAIEQKSTTRNPRSTVGTITEIYDFLRLLFARAGEAYSYVTGEKMVRYTDEQIIGLILRQFAGEKILLLAPVIRGRKGHYRELFEQIRKRGFLYVRIDGQITELKYGLKVDRYKTHNIEIVVDRLLVKDEERKRLRDSLQTAMKHGKGIVMVQRHENSEVTYFSRRLMCPVSGISYDEPAPHSFSFNSPRGACPRCNGLGTVNEVDLQKIIPDPLVSIRKGGIQPLGPYKNSLIFWQLESIAHKYGFTLNTPIAEIPEEALQVILYGSEESFKLINSPLGSTSNYFLSFDGIVSYLASHQENGENGNGEYDQYYRKVVCPECNGTRLKKEALWFRIAGKNIAELSAMDIDELYRWLEETEHTLPARQKAIAGEIFKELRTRLGFLLDVGLSYLSLNRPAASLSGGESQRIRLATQIGSQLVNVLYILDEPSIGLHQRDNLRLIESLKKLRDLPNSVIVVEHDREMMLSADYLIDMGPGAGRHGGEIVAAGTPAEILASDTITGKYLSGEKCIPVPSVRRKGSGAYLTIKGARGNNLKNVTVSIPLGTFVCITGVSGSGKSSLINDTLHPALSKLLYRSGADPLPYDQMEGTEHIDKVIEVDQDPIGRSPRSNPATYTGVMNDIRLLFEQTPDAKIRGFKAGRFSFNVKGGRCETCRGAGVQAIEMNFLPDVYVTCKDCNGKRYNRETLEVKFKGKSISDVLDMTVHQAVEFFRSHPSIYRKLITLEEVGLGYITLGQPSTTLSGGEAQRVKLAAELSRRDTGRTLYILDEPTTGLHFEDIRVLIDVLNKLVDKGNTVVVIEHQMDVIKVADYIIDLGKEGGAAGGEIICTGTPEQVARCAGSYTGQFLARELTAFYEQKNTT
- a CDS encoding YIP1 family protein, whose translation is MNWSKVYQRAKNMLYQPEQEWTIIREENLPRTTVLREYAWPMLLIVLVATFIGSILFHTGYHLTFGYLFARIVTSLALSGGVMYLSAYFINETVERFGGIRNLDASVRLASYSWTAFFFFYALACILSLFPLNVLFYICSLYSVYLYYTGISPMLSVPENNRIRFTIISVIIMLVLFVIASVILGILFAGLLENEVTVTI
- the smpB gene encoding SsrA-binding protein SmpB → MEFQNNIQIKNKKAYFDYELVEKYIAGIVLTGTEIKSLRMGKASLVDTYCLFKDGELYVRGMNIAAYDYGTYNNHDPMRDRKLLLQKAELRKLLRKTKEKGFTIVPTRLFITEKGLAKLEIALARGKKEYDKRETIRERDLKRDMERNRIRKY
- a CDS encoding TIGR00730 family Rossman fold protein, whose product is MSGEEKIVSAFKSKDWQEIKAEDSWKIFKIMSEFVEGFEKLARIGPCVSIFGSARTTPDNKYYKLAEEIAYKLTQRGYGIITGGGPGIMEAGNLGAKRGKGKSVGINISLPFEQEPNFFIDSDKLITFDHFFVRKVMFMKYAQGFVVLPGGFGTFDELFEAITLIQTGKIGKFPIVLVGKSYWEGLIKWIREVMLEREHNISPGDLDIFTVVDTSDEAVEIIDTFYSKYMLSPNF